In Fusarium oxysporum f. sp. lycopersici 4287 chromosome 4, whole genome shotgun sequence, a genomic segment contains:
- a CDS encoding hypothetical protein (At least one base has a quality score < 10), which translates to MSTLALPSSSLPPLFTLSKRTEADIFNALHYLAAIYCPLSFPFSKELGDSKHAFAEVDSGYTSGNEDDEAELTPAIIRADVHEKSFAERWLTGLISRVESLEIFSSEEASQRALDQAAYIFESLFASVLDEDDQNSPFLREFSFDMKAPGEEKKQISVQLNDGLAGTNDTDFEDVGLQSWGASIVFSDLMCTDPERFGLTNLDPTEHNRIIELGAGTGLYHRNRLPPSRSLKPGNPTSSINYPSPSPVQASPLDWADFSNSAPFDVPATMLFATDVVYAPEHARWLRDCATRLLSDDGVFWLLVTIRPNGKFAGIGDTVEAAFAERDRLRGKNGRRLDILERQKLDKRSGVGRGDESHYELFRIAWA; encoded by the exons ATGAGCACCCTCGCGCTGCCTTCGAGCAGCTTACCGCCTTTATTCACACTCTCTAAACGCACCGAAGCAGATATTTTCAACGCGCTGCATTACTTGGCGGCTATTTACTGTCCTTTATCATTCCCTTTTTCGAAGGAGTTGGGGGACTCAAAGCATGCTTTTGCCGAGGTGGATTCGGGATATACCTCCGGAaacgaggatgacgaggcGGAACTGACACCTGCGATTATTCGTGCAGATGTTCATGAGAAATCGTTTGCCGAGCGCTGGTTGACGGGACTTATCTCGCGCGTTGAAAGTTTGGAGATCTTTTCATCGGAGGAAGCGAGTCAGCGGGCGCTGGACCAGGCGGCGTATATTTTTGAGTCACTGTTTGCCAGTGTcttggatgaagatgatcaGAACTCTCCGTTTTTGAGAGAGTTTTCGTTTGATATGAAAGCCCCtggggaggagaagaagcagattTCTGTTCAACTGAACGACGGACTTGCGGGGACGAATGATACAGACTTTGAAGACGTGGGACTCCAAAGTTGGGGTGCTTCGATCGTCTTCTCGGATCTCATGTGTACAGACCCAGAAAGATTCGGTCTGACAAATCTTGACCCTACCGAACATAATCGTATTATCGAGCTTGGTGCAGGCACCGGGCTTT ATCATCGCAACAGACTACCACCCAGCCGTTCTCTCAAACCTGGGAAtccaacatcttcaatcaactacccctccccctcccccgTGCAAGCTTCCCCCCTCGACTGGGCCGATTTCTCCAACTCGGCCCCCTTCGACGTCCCAGCAACCATGCTCTTCGCCACCGATGTAGTATACGCTCCCGAGCACGCACGCTGGCTACGAGACTGCGCAACACGACTTCTTTCAgatgatggtgttttctGGTTGTTGGTTACGATACGACCTAATGGGAAGTTTGCGGGCATTGGAGATACTGTCGAAGCTGCTTTTGCGGAGAGGGATAGACTGCGTGGGAAGAATGGGAGGAGATTGGATATTTTGGAGAGGCAGAAGTTGGATAAGAGGAGTGGTGTTGGGAGGGGTGATGAGAGTCATTATGAGCTTTTTAGAATTGCTTGGGCGTGA